One part of the Solanum dulcamara chromosome 8, daSolDulc1.2, whole genome shotgun sequence genome encodes these proteins:
- the LOC129899512 gene encoding transcription factor BIM1-like isoform X2, translated as MELPQSRPFGTQGRKTTHDFLSMYSPIEQDPRPSQGGYLKTHDFLQPLEQARKTVGKEENKVEVETIEKPPSAEHILPGGIGTYSISYLQQRVPKPIANTFAITQASSTDRDDRNSNCSSYSGSGFTLWNESATKRGKTGKENLTGDRHIVTGVNIGGGKPTTSLERQSQLSSNHNHNTVTLSSHSSPQQPSAMENQSFIQMITSAKNAQEDDDDEEEEFVVKKESPSPSRGNLSVKVDGKSNDQKPNTPRSKHSATEQRRRSKINDRFLKLREIIPHSDQKRDKASFLLEVIEYIQFLQEKVHKYEGSYQSLENKPSTLPLNECHSMAQGFIDHSHGTNSASSPALIRAAKFDKNKIGISATGPVNGQTLEPNRTSSVKESSLLSELTNRAATLCVQPSTFPFCGNTSIASLQSILAPDAGTLELKSQPQFPLSRSNMTNYVVTNDKLKGEEMSTESDTISISTVYSQRLMNTLKQTLQSSGVDLSQANMSVQIDLAKRANDRSNASASNFKGENISSSNQPTPQFIDTCTREESVHGCKRLKTS; from the exons ATGGAGCTACCTCAATCCAGGCCTTTTGGAACGCAAG GAAGGAAGACGACGCATGATTTTCTTTCAATGTATTCACCTATTGAACAAGATCCAAGACCTTCGCAAG GTGGCTACCTAAAAACTCATGATTTCTTGCAACCTCTAGAACAAGCAAGGAAGACAGTtgggaaagaagaaaataaagttgAGGTAGAGACTATAGAAAAGCCTCCATCAGCAGAACATATTCTTCCCGGTGGCATTGGCACCTACAGCATTTCTTATTTGCAGCAAAGGGTTCCAAAGCCAATAGCAAACACATTTGCTATCACACAGGCTAGCAGTACCGATAGAGACGATAGAAACTCAAATTGTAGTTCTTACTCGGGAAGTGGTTTCACACTGTGGAATGAATCTGCTACGAAAAGGGGAAAGACTGGTAAGGAGAATCTCACTGGAGATAGACATATCGTAACAG GTGTAAACATTGGTGGAGGGAAACCTACGACATCATTAGAACGGCAATCACAACTGTCttcaaatcataatcataacacTGTAACCTTGAGCTCACACTCATCTCCTCA GCAACCATCAGCTATGGAGAATCAGAGTTTCATACAGATGATAACATCGGCTAAGAATGCACAGGAAGATGATGAtgacgaagaagaagaatttgTTGTTAAGAAAGAGTCACCTTCACCATCCAGAG GCAATTTATCAGTAAAAGTCGATGGGAAAAGCAATGATCAGAAGCCAAATACTCCACGCTCAAAGCACTCAGCAACagaacaaagaagaagaagcaagatCAATGACAG ATTTCTGAAGTTGAGAGAGATCATCCCTCACAGTGACCAGAAGAGAGATAAAGCATCATTCTTGCTGGAG GTTATCGAATATATTCAATTTCTACAAGAGAAAGTGCACAAATATGAGGGATCATATCAAAGCTTGGAGAATAAGCCTTCAACATTACCTTTG AATGAGTGCCatagtatggctcaaggtttcATTGATCATTCTCACGGCACAAACAGTGCATCTAGTCCTGCACTTATACGTGCTGCAAAGTTTGACAAGAACAAAATTGGAATCTCTGCTACAGGGCCTGTCAATGGACAGACACTGGAGCCAAACAGAACTTCCAGTGTGAAAGAAAGCAGTTTGCTGTCTGAATTAACAAACAGGGCCGCAACACTTTGTGTGCAACCAAGCACATTTCCATTTTGTGGAAATACTAGCATAGCATCACTACAGTCAATACTGGCACCTGATGCTGGCACGTTGGAATTGAAATCTCAACCTCAATTTCCATTGAGCAGATCGAATATGACTAATTATGTTGTTACAAATGACAAGCTCAAAGGCGAAGAGATGTCTACAGAAAGTGATACAATCAGCATCTCAACTGTCTATTCTCAGAG GTTGATGAACACACTGAAACAAACATTGCAGAGTTCTGGAGTAGATTTGTCACAAGCCAATATGTCGGTGCAAATTGATCTTGCGAAAAGAGCAAATGATAGATCAAATGCTTCAGCGTCCAATTTTAAG GGTGAAAACATTTCCTCAAGCAATCAACCAACTCCACAATTCATTGATACATGCACAAGGGAGGAGTCTGTTCATGGCTGCAAACGGCTCAAAACAAGTTAA
- the LOC129899512 gene encoding transcription factor BIM1-like isoform X1 produces the protein MELPQSRPFGTQGRKTTHDFLSMYSPIEQDPRPSQGGYLKTHDFLQPLEQARKTVGKEENKVEVETIEKPPSAEHILPGGIGTYSISYLQQRVPKPIANTFAITQASSTDRDDRNSNCSSYSGSGFTLWNESATKRGKTGKENLTGDRHIVTEAGVNIGGGKPTTSLERQSQLSSNHNHNTVTLSSHSSPQQPSAMENQSFIQMITSAKNAQEDDDDEEEEFVVKKESPSPSRGNLSVKVDGKSNDQKPNTPRSKHSATEQRRRSKINDRFLKLREIIPHSDQKRDKASFLLEVIEYIQFLQEKVHKYEGSYQSLENKPSTLPLNECHSMAQGFIDHSHGTNSASSPALIRAAKFDKNKIGISATGPVNGQTLEPNRTSSVKESSLLSELTNRAATLCVQPSTFPFCGNTSIASLQSILAPDAGTLELKSQPQFPLSRSNMTNYVVTNDKLKGEEMSTESDTISISTVYSQRLMNTLKQTLQSSGVDLSQANMSVQIDLAKRANDRSNASASNFKGENISSSNQPTPQFIDTCTREESVHGCKRLKTS, from the exons ATGGAGCTACCTCAATCCAGGCCTTTTGGAACGCAAG GAAGGAAGACGACGCATGATTTTCTTTCAATGTATTCACCTATTGAACAAGATCCAAGACCTTCGCAAG GTGGCTACCTAAAAACTCATGATTTCTTGCAACCTCTAGAACAAGCAAGGAAGACAGTtgggaaagaagaaaataaagttgAGGTAGAGACTATAGAAAAGCCTCCATCAGCAGAACATATTCTTCCCGGTGGCATTGGCACCTACAGCATTTCTTATTTGCAGCAAAGGGTTCCAAAGCCAATAGCAAACACATTTGCTATCACACAGGCTAGCAGTACCGATAGAGACGATAGAAACTCAAATTGTAGTTCTTACTCGGGAAGTGGTTTCACACTGTGGAATGAATCTGCTACGAAAAGGGGAAAGACTGGTAAGGAGAATCTCACTGGAGATAGACATATCGTAACAG AAGCAGGTGTAAACATTGGTGGAGGGAAACCTACGACATCATTAGAACGGCAATCACAACTGTCttcaaatcataatcataacacTGTAACCTTGAGCTCACACTCATCTCCTCA GCAACCATCAGCTATGGAGAATCAGAGTTTCATACAGATGATAACATCGGCTAAGAATGCACAGGAAGATGATGAtgacgaagaagaagaatttgTTGTTAAGAAAGAGTCACCTTCACCATCCAGAG GCAATTTATCAGTAAAAGTCGATGGGAAAAGCAATGATCAGAAGCCAAATACTCCACGCTCAAAGCACTCAGCAACagaacaaagaagaagaagcaagatCAATGACAG ATTTCTGAAGTTGAGAGAGATCATCCCTCACAGTGACCAGAAGAGAGATAAAGCATCATTCTTGCTGGAG GTTATCGAATATATTCAATTTCTACAAGAGAAAGTGCACAAATATGAGGGATCATATCAAAGCTTGGAGAATAAGCCTTCAACATTACCTTTG AATGAGTGCCatagtatggctcaaggtttcATTGATCATTCTCACGGCACAAACAGTGCATCTAGTCCTGCACTTATACGTGCTGCAAAGTTTGACAAGAACAAAATTGGAATCTCTGCTACAGGGCCTGTCAATGGACAGACACTGGAGCCAAACAGAACTTCCAGTGTGAAAGAAAGCAGTTTGCTGTCTGAATTAACAAACAGGGCCGCAACACTTTGTGTGCAACCAAGCACATTTCCATTTTGTGGAAATACTAGCATAGCATCACTACAGTCAATACTGGCACCTGATGCTGGCACGTTGGAATTGAAATCTCAACCTCAATTTCCATTGAGCAGATCGAATATGACTAATTATGTTGTTACAAATGACAAGCTCAAAGGCGAAGAGATGTCTACAGAAAGTGATACAATCAGCATCTCAACTGTCTATTCTCAGAG GTTGATGAACACACTGAAACAAACATTGCAGAGTTCTGGAGTAGATTTGTCACAAGCCAATATGTCGGTGCAAATTGATCTTGCGAAAAGAGCAAATGATAGATCAAATGCTTCAGCGTCCAATTTTAAG GGTGAAAACATTTCCTCAAGCAATCAACCAACTCCACAATTCATTGATACATGCACAAGGGAGGAGTCTGTTCATGGCTGCAAACGGCTCAAAACAAGTTAA
- the LOC129901087 gene encoding rhamnogalacturonan I rhamnosyltransferase 1-like yields the protein MGLKTSALAESRLEKLKSSMLSKSRMKLWVIRITTSVLIWICLVQLTILGETWGPKVLKGWPPCLSQESAAVLAVKSSSEVPARVLPPKRVYRNNGYLMVSCNGGLNQMRSAICDMVAIARYLNVTLIVPELDKTSFWADPSEFQDIFDVDHFIMSLRDEVRILKELPPRLKRRVELGLTHTMAPISWSDISYYHNQILPLIRQYKVVHLNRTDARLANNGQPMEILKLRCRVNFGALKFTPQIEELGRKVVRLLRQEGPLMVLHLRYEMDMLAFSGCTQGCNQEEVEELTRMRYAYPWWKEKIINSDLKRRDGLCPLTPEETALTLRALDIDPSIQVYIAAGGIYGGERRMASLAAAYPNLVRKETLLEPSELRVFQNHSSQMAALDYLVSLESDIFVPTYDGNMAKVVEGHRRYLGYKKTILLDRRHLVDLIDQHNAGSLTWDEFSTAVKEAHVERMGNPTKRLVNEDRPKEEDYFYSNPWECLEPS from the exons ATGGGGCTAAAAACGTCAGCTCTAGCAGAAAGTCGTTTGGAAAAACTAAAGAGTTCTATGTTATCCAAGTCTAGAATGAAGTTATGGGTGATAAGGATAACAACATCAGTGCTTATATGGATTTGCTTGGTACAATTGACGATATTGGGAGAGACTTGGGGGCCTAAAGTTTTAAAAGGATGGCCCCCTTGTCTTTCTCAGGAATCAGCTGCAGTACTGGCTGTTAAATCGTCGTCTGAGGTCCCTGCCAGAGTTCTTCCACCAAAGA GGGTTTACAGGAATAATGGTTACCTCATGGTTTCATGCAATGGTGGGCTTAATCAAATGCGGTCAGCG ATATGTGATATGGTTGCTATAGCAAGATATTTGAATGTGACTCTTATTGTTCCCGAGCTGGATAAAACCTCCTTTTGGGCTGATCCAAG TGAATTTCAAGACATATTTGACGTTGATCACTTCATAATGTCCTTGAGAGATGAAGTTCGAATATTGAAGGAGCTACCTCCAAGACTGAAGAGGAGAGTAGAATTAGGACTGACTCATACTATGGCTCCTATTAGTTGGTCTGACATTTCCTACTACCATAATCAG ATTCTTCCCTTAATTCGGCAGTATAAAGTAGTTCATTTGAACAGGACTGATGCTCGACTTGCCAATAATGGACAACCTATGGAAATTCTAAAGCTACGATGCAGAGTTAATTTTGGTGCATTGAAATTCACCCCTCAAATTGAAGAGTTGGGTAGAAAGGTTGTCAGACTACTCAGGCAAGAGGGTCCTTTAATGGTTCTGCACCTGAGATACGAAATGGATATGTTAGCTTTCTCTGGCTGTACTCAGGGATGCAACCAGGAGGAGGTGGAAGAGTTGACAAGAATGAG ATATGCTTATCCatggtggaaagaaaaaattataaattcagaTTTGAAAAGAAGAGATGGTCTGTGTCCTCTGACACCTGAGGAAACTGCTCTTACTTTACGGGCATTGGACATTGATCCTAGTATTCAAGTGTACATCGCAGCTGGGGGGATTTATGGTGGAGAAAGGAGAATGGCTAGTCTTGCTGCAGCTTATCCTAATTTG GTAAGGAAGGAGACACTACTAGAGCCTTCTGAGCTAAGGGTCTTTCAAAATCATTCCTCCCAGATGGCAGCATTAGATTATCTTGTTTCTCTGGAGAGCGATATCTTTGTTCCTACATATGATGGAAACATGGCTAAAGTTGTTGAAGGACATCGCAG ATATCTTGGATACAAGAAAACTATCTTGTTAGACAGAAGGCATTTGGTAGATTTAATAGACCAACATAATGCTGGATCATTGACATGGGATGAGTTCTCTACCGCTGTTAAGGAAGCTCATGTTGAACGTATGGGCAACCCAACAAAGAGATTGGTCAATGAAGACAGACCTAAAGAGGAGGATTATTTTTACTCCAACCCGTGGGAGTGCTTAGAACCATCTTAG